In the genome of Desulfuromonas sp. DDH964, one region contains:
- the asnB gene encoding asparagine synthase (glutamine-hydrolyzing) encodes MCGITGYFALDFATDCRDAAVILPRMAAALVHRGPDGEGYFTGPEVCFGFRRLAIVDLEGGGQPHFNEDGSLVSICNGEIYNEPELRAELLARGHTFRSRSDVEVLVHLYEEYGDNLVDHLRGQFAFALYDRRARRFLAARDQIGICPFYYAIHQGQLLFASEIKALLQYPGFRPAIDPAGLDQILTFPGLASPQTMFQGVKSLPAGQLLRVASGRLEVQEYWDLDYPLAAEPAPSRDPALLCEELLATLTRAVERRLRADVPVGFYLSGGLDSSLVARLIQRLRPADHWDCFSIGFAQAEIDEQAFQELALSGMDARRHLTVFDWQGIASRLPQVIRAAETPLKESYNTCSLALSAMVRDQGYKVVLSGEGADELFGGYVGYRLDRLRRPAPFPTPEQLLEGETRQRLWGDADFYYERDYHAFRELKGALYAPALAAALDTFESTGNPVLNRERLRGRDPFHQRSYIDFKLRIADHLLADHGDRVAMAHSVEGRYPFLDLDLIELVRGIQPRLMIAQGVEKALLKQTATDIVPPAIVNREKFAFVAPGSDYLLRHDRQFVLDYLSFERVKRENYFNPETVERLKEMALEEGFSLNQTFDNDLLMVVLTFSLFLEEYGG; translated from the coding sequence ATGTGCGGCATCACCGGCTACTTCGCCCTCGATTTTGCCACCGACTGCCGTGACGCCGCCGTAATTCTGCCGCGGATGGCGGCTGCCCTCGTCCACCGCGGCCCGGACGGCGAAGGCTACTTCACCGGACCCGAGGTCTGCTTCGGTTTCCGGCGCCTGGCGATCGTCGATCTGGAGGGGGGGGGACAGCCCCATTTCAACGAGGATGGCTCGCTGGTCTCGATCTGCAATGGCGAGATCTACAACGAGCCGGAACTGCGCGCCGAACTCCTCGCCCGCGGTCACACCTTCCGCTCCCGCAGCGACGTGGAGGTCCTGGTCCATCTCTATGAGGAGTACGGGGACAACCTCGTCGACCACCTGCGCGGCCAGTTCGCCTTTGCCCTCTACGACCGCCGCGCGCGGCGATTTCTCGCCGCCCGCGACCAGATCGGCATCTGCCCCTTCTACTACGCCATCCACCAGGGCCAGCTCCTCTTCGCCTCGGAGATCAAGGCCCTGTTGCAGTATCCCGGCTTCCGCCCGGCCATCGACCCGGCCGGACTCGACCAGATCCTCACCTTCCCCGGCCTGGCCAGTCCCCAGACCATGTTTCAGGGGGTCAAGTCGCTGCCGGCCGGCCAGCTGCTGCGGGTGGCCTCTGGCCGGCTGGAGGTGCAGGAATACTGGGACCTGGACTACCCGCTGGCGGCAGAACCGGCGCCGTCGCGCGATCCGGCGCTGCTCTGCGAGGAGCTGCTCGCCACCCTGACCCGGGCGGTTGAGCGACGGCTGCGCGCCGATGTCCCGGTCGGCTTCTACCTTTCGGGGGGTCTCGATTCCTCCCTGGTGGCGCGGCTGATCCAGCGCCTGCGTCCCGCCGACCACTGGGACTGCTTCTCCATCGGTTTCGCGCAGGCAGAGATCGACGAGCAGGCTTTTCAGGAACTGGCGCTGAGTGGGATGGACGCCCGCCGTCATCTGACCGTCTTCGACTGGCAGGGGATCGCCAGTCGCCTCCCCCAGGTGATACGCGCCGCCGAAACTCCCCTCAAGGAGTCGTACAACACCTGCTCGCTGGCCCTCTCGGCGATGGTTCGCGACCAGGGTTACAAGGTTGTTCTCAGCGGCGAGGGGGCCGACGAGCTCTTTGGCGGCTATGTCGGTTACCGCCTCGACCGGCTGCGGCGCCCCGCTCCCTTTCCGACCCCGGAGCAGCTCCTCGAAGGGGAGACCCGGCAGCGCCTCTGGGGGGACGCCGATTTTTACTACGAACGGGATTATCATGCGTTTCGGGAATTGAAGGGCGCCCTCTATGCCCCGGCGCTGGCCGCCGCCCTCGACACCTTCGAATCGACCGGGAATCCCGTTTTAAACCGTGAGCGACTGCGCGGACGCGATCCTTTTCACCAGCGCTCCTACATCGATTTCAAGCTGCGCATCGCCGACCATCTTCTTGCCGACCACGGCGATCGGGTGGCCATGGCCCATTCGGTGGAAGGGCGCTACCCGTTCCTCGACCTCGACCTGATCGAACTGGTGCGCGGCATCCAGCCGCGGCTGATGATCGCCCAGGGGGTCGAAAAGGCCCTGCTCAAACAGACCGCCACCGACATCGTTCCCCCCGCGATCGTCAACCGCGAAAAATTCGCTTTCGTCGCCCCGGGGAGTGATTATCTGCTGCGCCACGACCGCCAGTTCGTCCTCGATTACCTCTCCTTTGAGCGGGTCAAGCGGGAAAATTATTTCAATCCGGAGACGGTGGAACGTCTCAAGGAGATGGCGCTGGAGGAAGGCTTTTCCCTCAATCAGACCTTCGATAACGACCTGCTGATGGTGGTCCTCACCTTCAGCCTGTTTCTGGAAGAGTACGGGGGGTAA